Proteins co-encoded in one uncultured Draconibacterium sp. genomic window:
- a CDS encoding AraC family transcriptional regulator: MKTGSENLPVYSLHNFSSKERASQQFQVEVFDANRHFAVKYPHRHDFFEVLYLQKGSGSHVIDGNKYDIEPPCIFFMSPGQAHKIEFSHDIDGFIFIFTADFYLLNQRNPNRLIEFPFFFTIRQDNPPLRLNNENDKRFLESLFKKGINEIRRPEGYSIDILRSVLDLILTTCASLYPYDENRWKGKGHIVVKKFFQLLEEHFHENLSVAQYADIMALTPNHLTQTVNQLTGKTSSQIIKSKQIIEIKRLLVHTNLSVSEIAAKMNFPDQSYFAKFFKREVGLSPLQFRSQSL, from the coding sequence GTGAAAACAGGTTCTGAAAATTTACCGGTATACAGCTTGCACAATTTTAGTTCGAAAGAACGGGCAAGCCAGCAGTTTCAGGTAGAAGTATTTGATGCTAACCGGCATTTTGCTGTAAAGTACCCGCATCGTCACGATTTTTTTGAGGTGTTGTATCTGCAAAAGGGAAGTGGCTCGCATGTTATCGACGGAAATAAATACGATATCGAGCCGCCCTGTATATTTTTTATGTCGCCCGGACAGGCGCACAAAATCGAGTTCTCGCACGATATTGATGGTTTCATTTTTATTTTCACTGCCGATTTTTACCTGCTCAATCAGCGAAATCCCAACCGTTTAATCGAGTTTCCTTTCTTTTTTACCATCCGGCAGGATAACCCGCCATTGCGTTTAAATAATGAGAACGACAAACGTTTTCTGGAGAGTTTGTTTAAAAAAGGTATTAACGAAATTCGCAGGCCCGAAGGTTATTCTATCGATATTTTACGATCGGTACTCGACCTTATTTTAACAACTTGTGCTTCGCTTTATCCGTACGACGAGAACCGTTGGAAAGGAAAAGGGCACATTGTGGTGAAAAAATTTTTTCAATTACTGGAAGAGCATTTTCACGAAAACCTTTCGGTGGCACAGTATGCCGATATTATGGCGCTAACGCCAAATCATTTAACCCAAACGGTAAACCAGCTAACCGGGAAAACTTCGTCGCAAATTATTAAATCGAAACAAATTATTGAGATTAAACGCCTGTTGGTACATACTAATCTCAGTGTTTCGGAAATTGCTGCAAAAATGAACTTTCCGGATCAAAGTTACTTTGCCAAATTTTTTAAACGCGAAGTCGGTCTGTCTCCCTTGCAGTTTCGTTCTCAATCGCTCTAA